In Perca flavescens isolate YP-PL-M2 chromosome 7, PFLA_1.0, whole genome shotgun sequence, the following proteins share a genomic window:
- the LOC114559384 gene encoding dystroglycan, with amino-acid sequence MWPLKLFIDICWAALKPIAMHYTRKDMSCGNAGRSRLLSCRTIPLVIGLLVTMAQGTVPEQKETLVEMISVELEASMQSSVLSELQAAASLVGEGPPTAIPDSSAKNGGVHTGIPDSSAIVGQVFQLKVPPGPSNATCNVHLTEMGKETLPSWLYWDKESCILRGLALEKDKGVYHILVSGEEIIEKTGSQVFPSTVFSIEVYPEERADTEPALLTLQSDISGIQPFTCGSEELVTVLTVILDADLTKMVAEQRVNLLGIMRKFSHVPLEHMRVVPVVNNRLFDMSAFMAGPGNAKKVVENGALLSWKLGCALDQGSIPDINTVHSSAKDGTMSARLGYPVVGWHIVNKKPHGVKRVRRQLYNTPTPVPSLLPPTTHPEPPLRVVPTPTSPSIAPATDNSAPPVRGPLPLPVKPTMKVRDQIAHTPVFGPPQPTRVLGTTSTIPIQPTMTRPTFVEATALPTPPSTTKRPKPSTTRKPKKPKTSTPAPREPKSTTTKPPKRTTPLSLAPDLNQHPEIRNAIDQVNAWVGTYFEVKIPPDTFFDREDGTTDKLRLTLKRTPKEAVSDTSWIQFNSTIQLLYGLPEEQHEGKHEYFMLATDKGGKSIMDAFEVQVNRWSTNDKPSVVFAARFHGDPKTLSNDVHKKILLTKKLAYALGDRNSSTVTLGSITRGSIVVEWTNNSLQQSPCPKDQITVLSNRISDPQGTPKLAFIKAMEPEFKPINISIRGTNKCQSYIFIPPGEVPMPVLPTATPSPGTGRRSTDDVYLHTVIPAVVVAALLLIAGIIAMVCYRKKRRGKMTIEEQATFIKKGVPIIFADELDDSKSPPSSSIPLILQEEKPPLPPPEYPNMAGPHSTLLNQDLLEEYSIYQDDDPNAPPYQPPPPFTVPIEGKGSRPKNMTSYRSPPPYVPP; translated from the exons ATGTGGCCTCTTAAGTTGTTTATAGACATCTGTTGGGCAGCCCTAAAGCCTATTGCTATGCACTATACACGGAAAGACATGAGCTGTGGGAATGCTGGGAGAAGCAGGCTTCTTTCTTGTAGAACTATCCCTCTAGTAATAGGGCTTCTGGTGACCATGGCCCAGGGCACTGTGCCAGAACAGAAAGAGACACTGGTGGAGATGATATCTGTGGAACTAGAGGCTTCTATGCAGTCATCTGTGCTCTCTGAGCTCCAAGCCGCAGCATCTTTAGTTGGCGAGGGGCCGCCTACAGCTATCCCAGATTCCTCTGCAAAGAATGGGGGAGTGCACACTGGCATTCCTGACTCCTCGGCAATCGTGGGCCAGGTGTTCCAGTTGAAGGTTCCCCCAGGACCTTCCAATGCAACCTGTAATGTCCAT CTCACTGAGATGGGAAAGGAGACTTTACCCTCCTGGCTATATTGGGACAAAGAAAGCTGCATTCTGAGAGGCTTGGCCCTGGAGAAGGATAAAGGTGTGTATCATATCTTGGTGTCTGGAGAGGAGATAATTGAGAAGACTGGCAGCCAAGTGTTCCCCAGTACGGTCTTCTCCATTGAAGTCTACCCAGAAGAACGGGCAGACACTGAGCCAGCCCTGCTCACTCTACAGTCTGATATCAGCGGCATCCAGCCTTTCACCTGTGGCTCTGAGGAGCTCGTAACGGTCCTTACTGTCATCTTGGATGCTGACTTGACAAAGATGGTTGCTGAACAGAGGGTCAACTTACTGGGCATTATGAGAAAATTCTCTCATGTGCCCCTAGAGCACATGAGGGTTGTCCCTGTTGTCAACAATCGCTTATTTGACATGTCTGCTTTCATGGCTGGACCAGGGAATGCCAAGAAGGTGGTGGAGAATGGGGCCCTACTGTCATGGAAACTTGGATGTGCCCTTGACCAGGGCAGTATTCCTGACATTAACACCGTCCATTCCTCAGCAAAAGATGGGACCATGTCAGCCAGGCTGGGATACCCAGTGGTTGGCTGGCACATTGTCAACAAAAAGCCCCATGGAGTGAAACGGGTCAGACGGCAGTTGTACAATACTCCTACTCCAGTGCCATCCCTGCTTCCTCCGACTACTCACCCAGAGCCCCCTCTACGGGTTGTTCCCACCCCAACCTCGCCTTCTATTGCCCCAGCAACAGACAACTCTGCTCCCCCTGTCCGAGGCCCTTTGCCTCTTCCAGTGAAGCCCACTATGAAGGTCAGAGATCAGATAGCCCACACACCTGTTTTTGGACCTCCCCAACCCACAAGAGTACTAGGAACTACAAGCACCATCCCTATTCAGCCTACCATGACCCGGCCTACATTTGTGGAGGCCACTGCTCTGCCAACACCACCAAGCACCACCAAAAGACCCAAACCCTCTACCACAAGGAAACCCAAGAAACCCAAAACCTCCACCCCAGCTCCCAGGGAACCCAAGTCCACCACTACAAAACCACCCAAACGCACCACTCCTCTCTCTTTGGCTCCAGACTTGAATCAACACCCAGAGATCCGCAACGCCATTGATCAGGTGAATGCATGGGTTGGCACATACTTCGAGGTTAAGATTCCTCCTGATACATTCTTTGACCGGGAGGATGGTACTACTGATAAGCTGCGTTTGACTTTGAAAAGGACCCCCAAAGAAGCAGTGAGTGATACATCCTGGATACAATTCAACAGCACAATCCAGCTCTTGTACGGCCTCCCAGAGGAGCAGCATGAGGGGAAACATGAGTACTTCATGTTGGCCACTGACAAAGGTGGGAAGAGCATCATGGATGCATTTGAGGTTCAAGTCAACCGTTGGTCTACTAATGACAAACCATCAGTTGTGTTTGCTGCTCGTTTCCATGGTGACCCCAAAACGTTAAGCAATGATGTCCATAAGAAGATTCTTTTGACCAAAAAGTTAGCTTATGCCCTTGGTGATCGCAACAGCAGCACAGTAACCCTGGGAAGCATCACTAGAGGCTCCATTGTGGTGGAATGGACGAACAACAGTCTGCAGCAGAGTCCTTGTCCAAAGGACCAGATCACAGTTCTCAGCAACAGGATCTCTGATCCCCAAGGGACACCTAAATTGGCCTTCATCAAAGCTATGGAGCCTGAATTCAAACCCATAAACATCTCCATTCGTGGCACCAATAAATGTCAGAGCTACATATTCATCCCACCAGGAGAGGTGCCTATGCCTGTTCTTCCTACAGCTACACCTTCACCTGGGACAGGTCGTAGGAGCACTGATGATGTTTACCTACACACTGTCATTCCCGCTGTAGTGGTAGCTGCCCTGCTGCTCATAGCTGGGATCATTGCCATGGTCTGCTACCGCAAGAAGCGCAGAGGGAAGATGACCATAGAGGAGCAGGCCACTTTCATCAAGAAAGGTGTTCCCATAATATTTGCAGATGAGTTGGATGATTCCAAGTCACCACCGTCCTCCAGCATCCCTCTTATCCTTCAGGAGGAAAAGCCCCCACTTCCCCCTCCAGAGTACCCTAACATGGCTGGCCCCCACAGTACCCTGCTTAACCAGGATCTACTGGAGGAGTATTCCATCTATCAAGATGATGATCCTAATGCACCTCCTTACCAACCCCCACCACCATTTACTGTCCCCATAGAGGGCAAAGGCTCTCGCCCCAAGAACATGACCTCATACAGGTCCCCACCTCCCTATGTGCCTCCCTAA